Proteins encoded by one window of Chryseobacterium foetidum:
- the priA gene encoding replication restart helicase PriA — protein sequence MHYAQIILPLNLKGSFTYKVPEEIIEQIQSGMRVLVPFGGKKIYTGIVFELHDQAPENFVAKEVISILDSKPIVPEEQIKFWNWLSDYYLCSLGEIYRFAFPSSLKLESETYLKLKPNAVINFEILDVNEMYLIQALEVRQLINLTDIEAFIPKKDIIKTINSLIDLQYIEIDEKVAEKYKAKEVAYVKINDEVLKNESFTGILLGLTKARKQKELFLHILEKQTENPNQPLKKSELFEDGYFSSSHFKALADKGFIEEYYRQKDRIESYSGEIEEIEELSDIQKAAKEEIDAAFEEGKNVLLHGVTSSGKTHIYLEKIEECIAEGKNVLFLLPEISLTKQITQRLEKKYGSQIGFYHQKLTDFERVEVWKRISRNNIKILIGTRNALFLPYENLGLIIVDEEHDSAYRQKDVSPYFNARDVALVLGNLYDANVILGSATPSVESYYLGQKDRLRYVFLDKRFGEVELPVFELINFKEAQDSKHVNGNFSFRMLEELKKTVDENNQGIILHNRRGYANVVECESCGYVNYCSNCDVVMTYHKSANEMKCHYCGQRASKPKACPKCFSENLNERGVGVEQIHEEVSKLFPDNEVDRMDVDSMRKKFAYEKLYEKIEEGETDIVVGTQMISKGLDFDHIELVAIPKADSMLYVQDFRAEERAYQLITQVSGRAGRVSGQGKILIQTYNPDHSVFQLIKMNDAAKTYDYFLQERKKFHYPPYTKMIMLQLSHRKEDKITRASQFMGSVLRKYLPEECVLGPEKSPVFKINNMFQFQILIKLPRGNKYASFKKLVLKSIEEFDEITAYQSVKKHVLIDF from the coding sequence TTGCACTACGCCCAGATTATTTTACCGCTCAACCTCAAAGGATCTTTCACCTACAAAGTTCCGGAAGAAATTATTGAACAGATTCAAAGCGGAATGCGTGTGCTCGTCCCTTTTGGAGGAAAAAAAATCTATACAGGAATTGTTTTTGAACTTCATGATCAGGCTCCGGAAAATTTTGTGGCCAAGGAAGTCATCAGTATTTTAGACAGCAAACCTATTGTTCCTGAAGAGCAGATCAAGTTCTGGAACTGGCTTTCTGACTATTATCTGTGCAGTTTGGGCGAGATCTACCGTTTTGCATTTCCATCTTCTTTAAAACTGGAAAGTGAAACTTATTTAAAATTAAAACCCAACGCAGTCATTAATTTTGAGATTCTAGATGTCAACGAAATGTATCTTATTCAGGCGCTTGAGGTTCGTCAGTTGATTAATCTGACTGATATTGAAGCGTTTATTCCTAAAAAGGATATTATCAAAACCATTAATTCATTGATTGATCTTCAATATATTGAAATTGATGAAAAAGTTGCTGAAAAATACAAAGCCAAAGAAGTCGCTTACGTAAAAATCAACGATGAGGTTTTGAAAAATGAAAGTTTTACCGGAATTCTTTTAGGCCTGACAAAAGCAAGAAAACAGAAAGAATTATTTCTTCACATCCTCGAAAAACAGACTGAAAATCCAAATCAGCCTTTAAAAAAATCAGAGCTTTTTGAAGACGGCTATTTTTCATCTTCTCATTTTAAAGCTTTGGCAGATAAAGGTTTTATCGAAGAATATTATAGGCAAAAAGACAGAATCGAAAGTTACAGCGGGGAAATTGAAGAGATTGAAGAACTTTCGGATATTCAAAAGGCTGCAAAAGAAGAAATCGACGCTGCTTTTGAAGAAGGCAAAAACGTTTTACTTCACGGAGTAACTTCTTCAGGGAAAACCCATATTTATTTAGAAAAAATTGAAGAATGCATCGCTGAGGGCAAAAATGTACTTTTTCTGTTGCCAGAAATTTCTTTAACCAAACAGATTACGCAGCGTTTAGAAAAAAAATACGGCAGCCAGATCGGATTTTACCATCAAAAACTGACCGATTTTGAAAGGGTAGAGGTCTGGAAGAGAATCAGCCGAAATAATATTAAAATCCTGATTGGAACCAGAAACGCGTTATTTCTCCCTTATGAAAATTTAGGATTAATCATTGTCGACGAAGAGCACGATTCTGCTTATCGACAGAAAGATGTTTCGCCTTATTTCAATGCGCGAGATGTAGCTTTGGTTCTTGGAAATCTCTATGACGCCAACGTAATTTTAGGTTCGGCAACCCCGTCGGTAGAATCTTATTATTTAGGTCAGAAAGACCGTTTGAGATATGTTTTTTTAGATAAAAGATTTGGCGAAGTTGAGTTACCTGTTTTTGAACTGATTAATTTTAAGGAAGCTCAGGATTCCAAACACGTTAATGGAAATTTTTCTTTCAGAATGTTGGAGGAGCTAAAAAAAACTGTAGACGAAAATAATCAGGGCATTATTCTTCACAACCGCCGTGGTTACGCCAATGTTGTTGAATGTGAATCGTGCGGTTACGTCAATTACTGTTCAAACTGTGACGTTGTGATGACGTATCACAAATCTGCCAACGAGATGAAATGTCATTACTGCGGACAGCGGGCTTCAAAACCAAAGGCCTGCCCGAAATGTTTTTCAGAAAACCTTAACGAAAGAGGCGTTGGTGTAGAACAGATCCACGAGGAAGTTTCAAAATTATTTCCGGACAACGAAGTTGACAGAATGGATGTGGATTCGATGCGTAAAAAATTTGCCTACGAAAAACTCTACGAAAAAATTGAAGAAGGAGAAACCGATATAGTAGTTGGAACGCAGATGATTTCCAAAGGTTTGGACTTTGATCATATCGAATTGGTGGCAATTCCAAAAGCAGATTCTATGCTGTACGTGCAGGATTTCAGAGCAGAAGAGCGTGCTTATCAGTTAATTACTCAGGTTTCAGGCAGGGCTGGCCGTGTGTCTGGACAGGGAAAAATTTTAATTCAAACCTATAATCCTGATCATTCTGTCTTCCAGTTAATTAAAATGAATGATGCTGCAAAAACGTATGATTATTTTTTACAGGAAAGGAAGAAATTTCACTATCCGCCGTACACAAAGATGATCATGCTTCAGCTGAGTCATAGGAAAGAAGACAAAATTACGCGGGCATCGCAGTTTATGGGTTCTGTTCTGCGGAAGTATTTACCGGAAGAATGTGTTTTAGGTCCTGAAAAATCTCCTGTTTTTAAGATAAATAATATGTTTCAGTTCCAGATTTTAATTAAACTTCCCAGAGGAAACAAGTATGCTTCGTTTAAAAAATTAGTTTTAAAAAGCATCGAAGAGTTTGATGAGATCACAGCTTACCAGAGCGTCAAAAAACACGTATTAATAGACTTTTAA
- a CDS encoding glycoside hydrolase family 20 protein: MKRFFLAFSLLISGFFFSQNQLNLIPYPQKVEFQKGEFIIPESMNLADNLPKKETEFLKKRLNIEFTNSKNQDANLLYSKLIKKVNVNKDYYAIEISQKQIHIKSYTDQGYFLAIQTLIQLFETHKNGRIPILKIEDEPKFAWRGMHLDVCRHFFTVEEVKQYIDYLAMYKLNTFHWHLTDDQGWRIEIKKYPKLTQIGSKRKESMIGAYVDNTFDGKPYGPYFYTQEQIKEVVKYATERHITVVPEIEMPGHALAALSAYPELACTKGPFEAATKWGVFDDVFCPKEETFTFLQNVLDEVIQLFPSQYIHIGGDECPKTRWKECAHCQALIKKHNLKDEHGLQSYFIQRIEKYVNSKGRKIIGWDEILEGGLAPNAAVMSWTGIKGGIEAAKTNHFAVMTPGAYCYFDHYQGDPQTEPNAFGGFTPLDKVYSYNPIPAELNAEQSKYIMGVQANLWTEYILDFKQVQYMIFPRLFALSEVGWGTSKPENYKGFENRVVEHFKILDKMNINYAKSIYNIAGKVIPNKNGVSYELSTSQNPNGIKFTTDGSEPKASSTTYQNAIPVSKVMTIKSAYFENEELKSAVSSQNFSTSKTTGKKITLENQPSENYSFGGAFTLVDGITGNVKQLGKTWLGFQGKDVVATIDLGEKTSFSEVYFNTLDNKGSWIHLAKSATVSISDDGKNFKTIKEIGKEEILSAKGKINLKVGDQNAKFIKIKIENAGIIPAGNPGADSKAWLFVDEIGAR, translated from the coding sequence ATGAAGCGTTTTTTTCTGGCTTTTTCTTTACTCATTTCGGGTTTCTTTTTTTCTCAGAATCAACTGAATTTAATTCCTTATCCGCAGAAGGTTGAGTTTCAGAAAGGAGAATTTATTATTCCTGAATCAATGAATTTGGCAGATAATCTCCCCAAAAAAGAAACTGAATTTTTAAAGAAAAGATTAAATATAGAGTTTACAAATAGCAAGAATCAAGATGCCAACCTTTTGTATTCTAAATTAATTAAGAAAGTAAATGTCAATAAAGATTATTATGCAATCGAGATTTCGCAAAAACAGATTCATATAAAATCGTACACAGATCAAGGATATTTTTTAGCTATTCAAACTTTAATTCAATTGTTTGAAACTCATAAAAACGGAAGAATTCCCATATTAAAAATCGAAGACGAGCCCAAATTCGCTTGGCGCGGAATGCACCTCGACGTCTGCCGCCACTTTTTCACAGTTGAAGAAGTAAAGCAATACATCGATTATCTGGCAATGTACAAACTCAATACTTTTCACTGGCACTTAACTGACGATCAGGGTTGGAGAATCGAGATTAAAAAATATCCAAAGCTTACTCAAATCGGTTCAAAACGCAAAGAATCCATGATTGGAGCGTACGTTGACAATACTTTTGACGGAAAACCGTACGGGCCTTATTTTTATACTCAGGAACAGATAAAAGAGGTTGTTAAATATGCAACTGAAAGACACATTACCGTCGTTCCTGAGATTGAAATGCCGGGTCACGCTTTGGCAGCTTTATCGGCTTACCCTGAATTGGCGTGTACCAAAGGACCTTTCGAAGCAGCAACAAAATGGGGCGTTTTTGATGATGTTTTCTGTCCCAAGGAAGAAACTTTTACTTTTTTACAAAATGTTTTGGATGAGGTTATTCAGCTTTTCCCTTCTCAATACATTCACATCGGAGGCGACGAATGCCCGAAAACAAGATGGAAAGAATGTGCACACTGTCAGGCTTTAATCAAAAAACACAATCTGAAAGACGAGCATGGTCTACAAAGTTACTTCATCCAGAGAATTGAAAAATATGTCAACTCAAAAGGCCGCAAAATCATCGGCTGGGACGAGATTCTGGAAGGTGGATTGGCACCCAATGCCGCAGTAATGAGCTGGACAGGCATCAAAGGTGGAATTGAAGCCGCAAAAACCAATCATTTCGCCGTGATGACGCCTGGAGCTTACTGTTATTTTGATCATTATCAGGGTGATCCGCAGACTGAACCCAATGCGTTCGGAGGTTTTACGCCCTTGGATAAGGTCTATTCGTATAATCCGATTCCTGCTGAATTGAATGCAGAGCAGTCGAAATACATTATGGGAGTTCAGGCAAATTTATGGACGGAATATATTCTGGATTTTAAACAGGTTCAATACATGATTTTCCCTAGGTTATTCGCGCTTTCCGAAGTAGGTTGGGGAACTTCAAAACCCGAAAATTATAAAGGATTTGAAAACAGAGTAGTGGAGCATTTTAAAATTTTAGATAAAATGAACATTAATTATGCTAAAAGTATCTACAATATCGCGGGAAAAGTAATTCCAAATAAAAACGGTGTTTCCTACGAACTTTCAACTTCACAAAATCCAAACGGAATTAAATTTACAACTGATGGTAGCGAGCCAAAAGCCAGTTCTACAACCTATCAGAATGCGATTCCGGTTTCCAAAGTGATGACCATAAAATCAGCTTATTTTGAAAATGAAGAATTGAAATCTGCAGTTTCTTCTCAGAATTTTTCCACCTCAAAAACGACTGGTAAAAAAATTACTTTGGAAAATCAGCCCAGCGAAAATTATTCTTTTGGCGGAGCTTTCACTTTAGTTGACGGAATTACCGGTAACGTGAAACAATTGGGAAAAACATGGCTTGGTTTTCAGGGAAAAGATGTTGTTGCGACAATTGATTTAGGCGAAAAAACAAGTTTCTCAGAAGTTTATTTCAATACATTAGACAACAAGGGTAGCTGGATTCATCTGGCAAAATCTGCCACGGTTTCAATTTCTGATGACGGCAAAAATTTTAAAACCATTAAAGAAATTGGGAAAGAGGAAATTCTTTCAGCAAAAGGAAAGATCAATCTTAAAGTAGGAGATCAGAATGCTAAATTCATTAAAATTAAAATAGAAAACGCAGGAATTATTCCCGCAGGAAATCCAGGCGCAGACTCCAAAGCGTGGCTTTTTGTAGATGAAATTGGAGCGCGGTAA
- a CDS encoding GxxExxY protein, with protein sequence MTENELSYKIIGAALEVHKTLGVGLLESAYEAALTYELRELGFKVKSQVVLPLKYKCEIIENAYRIDLIVENKVIIEVKSVLEIHPIFYSQVLTYLKLTNIKLGLLINFNTPLIKDGIHRIVNKL encoded by the coding sequence ATGACAGAAAACGAATTATCCTATAAAATAATAGGTGCGGCTTTAGAAGTACACAAAACTTTAGGAGTTGGTTTGCTGGAAAGCGCTTACGAAGCAGCTCTGACCTATGAGTTGAGAGAACTTGGTTTTAAGGTTAAAAGTCAAGTGGTACTTCCTTTAAAATATAAATGTGAAATAATAGAAAATGCCTACAGAATTGATTTAATTGTTGAGAACAAGGTAATTATTGAGGTGAAATCTGTTTTAGAAATTCATCCTATTTTTTATTCGCAGGTTTTGACTTATTTAAAATTGACCAATATTAAACTAGGTCTATTGATTAATTTTAATACACCATTAATCAAAGACGGAATTCACAGAATTGTAAATAAATTGTAA
- a CDS encoding isoaspartyl peptidase/L-asparaginase family protein yields the protein MNSRRKFLKTTGILSSALLLNPLDLIAKEVPENENTLINKPIVLSTWDFGLKANEEAWKILGKGGRALDAVEKGVRLVENDPNERSVGYGGRPDRDGRVTLDACIMDENYNIGSVACLENIKNPISVARMVMEKTPHVMLVGNGAFQFAVSQGFKKENILTAESEKEWKEWLKDSKYKPIVNIENHDTIGMIALDAQGNLSGACTTSGMAFKMHGRVGDSPIIGAGLFVDNEVGAATATGHGEEVIRTVGTHLVVELMRQGRNPQQACKEAVERIVKITQRRNKNLKDIQVGFIAINKKGEYGSYCIQDGFNFAVYDQKGNRLEKPEFALK from the coding sequence ATGAATTCAAGAAGAAAATTTTTAAAAACCACAGGGATTTTATCATCGGCTTTATTACTGAATCCATTGGATTTAATTGCTAAAGAAGTTCCTGAAAATGAAAATACTTTGATCAATAAACCGATCGTTCTTTCGACATGGGATTTTGGTTTAAAAGCCAATGAAGAAGCATGGAAAATTTTAGGAAAAGGCGGAAGAGCTTTGGATGCAGTTGAAAAAGGCGTCCGTCTGGTCGAAAATGACCCGAATGAAAGAAGCGTCGGCTACGGAGGTCGCCCCGACAGAGACGGAAGGGTGACGCTGGATGCCTGTATTATGGATGAAAATTACAACATTGGCTCTGTGGCGTGTCTTGAAAATATTAAAAACCCGATTTCTGTAGCAAGAATGGTGATGGAAAAGACGCCTCACGTAATGCTGGTGGGCAACGGAGCGTTTCAGTTTGCCGTTTCCCAAGGTTTTAAAAAAGAAAATATTCTCACTGCAGAATCCGAAAAAGAGTGGAAGGAATGGCTGAAAGACAGCAAATATAAACCCATCGTAAACATAGAAAATCATGACACGATTGGAATGATTGCCCTGGACGCTCAGGGAAATCTTTCCGGAGCCTGTACGACCAGCGGAATGGCTTTCAAAATGCACGGCAGAGTAGGAGATTCGCCGATTATTGGTGCGGGTTTGTTCGTTGATAATGAAGTGGGTGCAGCCACGGCGACAGGACATGGCGAAGAAGTCATCAGAACAGTTGGAACTCATCTCGTAGTTGAGCTTATGCGACAGGGAAGAAATCCGCAGCAGGCCTGTAAAGAAGCGGTTGAGAGAATCGTAAAAATTACTCAGCGAAGAAATAAAAATTTAAAAGATATTCAGGTAGGATTTATCGCCATCAATAAAAAAGGAGAATACGGCTCCTACTGCATTCAGGACGGGTTTAATTTTGCGGTTTACGATCAAAAAGGAAACCGTCTGGAGAAGCCTGAATTTGCTTTAAAGTAA
- a CDS encoding copper homeostasis protein CutC: MFLEIATFDITSAEIALNSVADRIEFCADINSGGITPDLEELRYLKDKYSKPIHVMIRPVGGGFMYSDSEFMRMQRDIIEFSKAKADGFVFGILDENQEIDYEKNRLLVDLANGKPCVFHRAIDRTKNIFESAKTLIELGFREILTSGGENSAMEGKENLKKLIENCGDDIKILIGGGVRSNNISELKNVTGGKYFHSSAVLSYESFANAEEIKKLKVNL; encoded by the coding sequence ATGTTTTTAGAAATAGCCACTTTCGATATCACTTCCGCTGAAATAGCCTTGAATTCCGTTGCCGACAGAATTGAATTCTGCGCAGACATCAATTCTGGTGGAATTACGCCTGATCTTGAAGAGTTAAGATATTTAAAAGATAAATATTCAAAACCTATTCATGTGATGATTCGCCCTGTTGGCGGAGGTTTTATGTACAGCGATTCAGAATTTATGCGGATGCAAAGAGATATTATTGAATTTTCTAAAGCCAAAGCTGATGGTTTTGTCTTCGGAATTTTAGATGAAAATCAGGAAATTGATTATGAGAAAAACAGACTTTTGGTTGATCTGGCCAACGGTAAACCATGCGTTTTTCATCGTGCAATCGACAGGACAAAAAATATTTTTGAATCGGCAAAAACACTGATCGAATTGGGTTTTAGGGAAATTCTCACTTCCGGTGGAGAAAATTCTGCGATGGAAGGAAAAGAAAACTTAAAAAAACTCATTGAAAATTGTGGCGATGATATTAAAATTTTAATCGGCGGCGGTGTGCGTTCGAATAATATTTCAGAATTGAAAAATGTGACGGGTGGGAAATATTTTCACTCTTCGGCGGTGTTGTCTTATGAATCGTTTGCCAATGCTGAGGAGATTAAAAAATTGAAGGTTAATTTGTAG
- a CDS encoding DUF4197 domain-containing protein has protein sequence MKKTFILAAGLLFSVSAQAQILDIIKSTVKNQTGVDLNNPKTTPSTTTTKPQTGTASSQTPTKSTSSVNLGSLTSTQISSGLKEALNLGVTEGVKKLGVTDGFLKNEAVKILMPEKLRVIDTKLRAFGLGSLADQGVKLLNRAAEDAVTESAPIFTKAITSMTITDAKNILLGGDNSATNYLQSKTQAQLFTAFQPKVKASLGKVGADKVWNNLISKYNTLTGQAVSTDLNEYVTNETINGVFKMVAEKESGIRNNSVMRTTGILQKVFGAQDQK, from the coding sequence ATGAAAAAAACTTTTATCCTAGCAGCGGGATTATTATTTTCGGTTTCTGCACAGGCACAGATTTTAGATATTATCAAATCTACGGTGAAAAATCAGACAGGTGTAGATTTAAACAATCCTAAAACAACTCCGTCAACCACCACAACTAAGCCGCAAACCGGCACAGCAAGTTCGCAAACTCCAACGAAAAGTACGTCATCAGTAAATCTTGGAAGTCTTACTTCAACTCAAATCTCATCAGGCTTGAAGGAAGCTTTGAATCTGGGCGTTACTGAAGGTGTGAAAAAACTCGGTGTAACCGACGGTTTCCTTAAAAATGAAGCGGTAAAAATTTTAATGCCCGAAAAACTTAGGGTAATTGATACCAAATTGCGGGCTTTCGGATTGGGAAGTCTCGCGGATCAGGGCGTGAAATTGCTCAACAGAGCAGCAGAAGATGCGGTGACAGAATCTGCTCCGATTTTTACAAAAGCTATTACTTCGATGACAATTACTGATGCGAAAAACATTTTGCTGGGTGGCGATAATTCAGCTACGAATTATTTACAGAGCAAAACTCAAGCTCAACTGTTCACTGCATTTCAGCCAAAAGTAAAGGCTTCATTAGGAAAAGTAGGTGCCGATAAAGTATGGAATAATTTAATTTCAAAATACAATACACTGACCGGACAAGCCGTTTCTACAGATTTAAATGAATATGTGACCAACGAAACCATCAACGGTGTTTTCAAAATGGTGGCAGAGAAAGAAAGTGGAATCAGAAATAATTCTGTGATGAGAACGACGGGTATTTTACAGAAGGTTTTTGGAGCACAGGATCAAAAATAA
- a CDS encoding beta-mannosidase, which translates to MNKTILFALFFIQTLISAQFSERNLSTEKWQFKNTKEKNWLTAAVPSTVHLDLMDHQLIPDPYKDENEKKVQWVENEDWDYQTIFKISAKELQNQNAELVFYGLDTYSEIYLNGKLLKKTDNMFRTWKIPVKSDLKVGDNVLQVKFKSSVNIGKDLAKKVPFTMPESPRSFVRKAQYQFGWDWGPRLVTVGIWKDVKLNFWNHAKFENIKIEQKKVTKEVANLVFHTEIFVERDGNYSVLVNSSSKNFSLKKGRNLIEFPFDIKNPKLWQPNGFGTAYSYQFAISIFKENTILDQKLVDTGIRTIELIQDKDEKGKTFYFKVNGNPMYAKGTNWIPSDSFTPRITKEKYRKLIRDCKDANMNMIRVWGGGIYEDDEFYKACDENGILIWQDFMFAGSFYPSDEEFLNNVKEEVKDQVNRLQNHPSIALWCGNNEIDEAIVNWGYQKQFKYSKEDSLQVWKDYKKVFHEVIPNALKENLTSEKNIYWPTSPSIGWGHKESLTEGDSHYWGVWWGEFPFEIYNEKVPRFASEYGFQGMPSLEAVKSMFSGLSDLSLENPTIKAHEKNARGFEIIQKYMERDYVVPKDFVKYNYVSQLLQARGMQIAIEAHRRAKPYNMGTLYWQLNDCWPVISWSSIDYLGNWKALHYQVKRSFENQVILTEEKDGVLNFYGVNDGVNKFQDVYIEIQALKLTGEIVGEVINVPDGKILNGIFKFDPTEIENLIPDTDKNEVFVKLTLKDANQKIIAENTHFFAKPKDLKLTKPNIKIRKISSTEIEISTDVLAKDVYLMGDSHFSDNFFDLLPKTSKRIKLSKPLEKIEVMTLLDTMN; encoded by the coding sequence ATGAACAAAACCATCCTTTTTGCTTTATTTTTCATTCAAACATTAATCAGTGCACAGTTTTCCGAGCGGAATCTGTCAACAGAAAAATGGCAGTTCAAAAACACCAAAGAAAAAAACTGGCTGACCGCAGCGGTCCCTTCGACGGTTCATTTGGATTTAATGGATCATCAGCTCATCCCCGATCCATACAAAGATGAAAACGAGAAAAAAGTACAGTGGGTTGAAAATGAAGACTGGGATTATCAGACAATTTTTAAAATTTCCGCAAAAGAATTACAAAATCAAAATGCTGAACTGGTTTTTTATGGATTGGATACCTATTCAGAGATTTATTTAAACGGAAAACTGCTGAAGAAAACAGACAACATGTTCAGAACATGGAAAATTCCGGTGAAAAGTGATTTGAAAGTTGGAGATAATGTTTTACAAGTAAAATTTAAATCATCAGTCAATATCGGGAAAGATTTAGCTAAAAAAGTTCCGTTTACGATGCCGGAATCTCCGAGAAGTTTTGTGAGAAAAGCCCAATACCAGTTTGGTTGGGATTGGGGACCCAGATTAGTCACTGTAGGAATCTGGAAGGATGTAAAATTGAATTTTTGGAATCATGCTAAATTTGAAAATATAAAAATCGAACAGAAAAAAGTAACTAAAGAAGTTGCAAATCTCGTTTTTCATACCGAAATTTTTGTTGAACGAGATGGTAATTATAGCGTGCTCGTAAATAGTTCATCAAAAAATTTCAGTTTAAAAAAAGGACGAAATTTAATTGAATTTCCATTCGATATTAAAAATCCGAAATTGTGGCAGCCGAATGGTTTTGGAACGGCTTATTCATATCAGTTTGCGATATCGATTTTTAAGGAAAATACTATTCTTGATCAAAAATTGGTTGATACGGGAATTCGAACCATCGAGTTAATCCAGGATAAAGACGAAAAAGGCAAAACTTTCTACTTTAAAGTCAACGGAAATCCGATGTATGCGAAAGGAACCAACTGGATACCTTCCGACAGTTTCACACCGAGAATTACAAAAGAAAAATACCGAAAACTCATCAGAGACTGCAAAGATGCGAACATGAACATGATCCGCGTCTGGGGCGGCGGAATTTACGAAGATGACGAATTCTACAAAGCCTGCGACGAAAACGGAATTCTTATCTGGCAGGATTTTATGTTTGCCGGAAGTTTTTATCCGTCAGACGAAGAGTTTTTAAATAATGTAAAAGAGGAAGTCAAAGATCAGGTCAACAGACTTCAAAATCATCCGTCAATCGCCTTGTGGTGCGGAAATAACGAAATTGATGAAGCCATCGTCAATTGGGGTTATCAGAAGCAGTTCAAATATTCAAAAGAAGATTCTCTTCAGGTCTGGAAAGATTACAAAAAGGTTTTCCACGAAGTTATTCCAAATGCTTTGAAAGAAAATTTAACTTCAGAAAAAAACATCTATTGGCCGACGTCACCGTCGATCGGTTGGGGGCACAAAGAAAGCTTAACCGAAGGCGATTCTCATTATTGGGGCGTTTGGTGGGGCGAATTTCCGTTTGAAATTTACAATGAAAAAGTTCCGAGATTTGCTTCTGAATATGGTTTTCAGGGAATGCCAAGTCTGGAAGCGGTAAAATCAATGTTTTCAGGACTATCAGATTTGAGTTTAGAAAATCCAACGATTAAAGCACACGAAAAAAACGCAAGAGGATTCGAAATTATTCAGAAATACATGGAACGTGATTATGTGGTTCCAAAGGATTTTGTGAAATACAATTACGTTTCCCAACTGCTTCAGGCTCGTGGAATGCAGATTGCAATTGAAGCTCATCGTAGAGCAAAACCTTACAACATGGGAACTTTGTATTGGCAGTTGAACGATTGCTGGCCTGTCATTTCATGGTCATCGATTGATTATTTGGGTAACTGGAAAGCGCTACATTATCAGGTGAAAAGAAGTTTTGAAAATCAGGTGATTTTAACGGAAGAAAAGGATGGAGTTTTAAATTTCTACGGAGTTAATGATGGGGTAAATAAATTTCAAGATGTTTACATTGAAATTCAGGCTTTAAAGCTGACTGGTGAAATCGTTGGAGAAGTCATTAATGTTCCAGACGGAAAAATTTTGAATGGTATTTTTAAATTTGATCCTACTGAAATCGAAAATTTAATTCCGGACACAGATAAAAATGAAGTCTTTGTAAAACTAACTTTAAAAGATGCAAATCAGAAAATCATTGCTGAAAACACTCATTTCTTCGCAAAACCAAAAGATTTAAAACTCACTAAGCCCAACATAAAAATCAGGAAAATATCTTCCACAGAAATTGAAATCTCTACCGATGTTCTGGCGAAAGATGTCTATTTAATGGGCGATAGTCATTTTTCTGACAACTTTTTTGATTTGCTTCCCAAAACTTCAAAAAGAATCAAGCTTTCGAAACCTTTGGAAAAAATCGAGGTGATGACTTTGTTGGATACAATGAATTAG